One Nitrospirota bacterium genomic region harbors:
- a CDS encoding response regulator, producing MSKILVVDDDAHILKLYEEELTEEGYDVVTASTGKEAMEKFESDNPDLVTLDILMPDIDGISLLRRMKEKRPRLPIIMSTAYDYRDDFAVWASEAYIVKSADLSEMKAMIRKLLSK from the coding sequence ATGAGTAAGATTCTCGTCGTGGACGACGACGCCCATATCCTGAAGCTCTATGAAGAGGAACTCACCGAGGAAGGGTATGATGTCGTGACGGCCAGCACCGGCAAGGAAGCCATGGAGAAGTTCGAGTCCGACAACCCGGACCTCGTCACCCTGGACATCCTGATGCCGGACATAGACGGCATCAGCCTGCTCCGGCGCATGAAGGAGAAGAGGCCCCGCCTGCCTATCATAATGTCCACGGCCTATGACTACAGGGACGACTTCGCGGTCTGGGCGTCGGAGGCCTACATCGTCAAATCGGCCGACCTCTCGGAGATGAAGGCCATGATAAGGAAGCTCCTGAGCAAATGA
- a CDS encoding class I SAM-dependent RNA methyltransferase has protein sequence MSTDVLKAEDAVYGGYVLARNDGVIFIRGAIPGEVVQVRVQERKKDYAVAAVSEVVEPSEHRVEPPCAYFGRCGGCQLQYASYEIQAAMKAHVLTDCLRRIGDIRSEPAPSLTGKPFGYRRRGQFKVSRTGEVGFYREGTREVVPVQGCPLMAEEINAALGWLRPEWLLGAKEIHITSGDGLLACVKGKPFDEGLAERLVESGFAGVAFEDGSYRGAGYVALDLTGLRYTVSAWSFLQSNWELNRALVGLLLEKLNPAPGVRVLDLYAGAGNFSLPLMKAGDVRVTAVEDNPHAIRDARRNVEQNGLRGYDILRGRAESVKLKGAYDLVVLDPPRPGLTNAALERVLALAPPRVLYISCNPSTLARDLKKLAPAYELDEVRMVDFFPNTYHVEAAAFLTKKEGR, from the coding sequence ATGAGCACGGATGTCCTGAAAGCGGAGGACGCCGTCTACGGGGGCTATGTCCTGGCGCGCAACGACGGGGTGATATTCATCCGCGGTGCGATTCCCGGCGAGGTGGTGCAGGTCAGGGTGCAGGAGAGGAAGAAGGACTACGCCGTGGCCGCGGTCTCCGAGGTGGTGGAGCCCTCCGAGCACCGGGTGGAGCCTCCCTGTGCGTATTTCGGCCGCTGCGGGGGCTGCCAGCTTCAGTACGCCTCCTACGAGATACAGGCGGCCATGAAGGCCCATGTCCTCACGGACTGTCTGAGGCGCATCGGAGACATCAGGAGCGAGCCGGCCCCTTCGCTTACGGGAAAGCCCTTCGGGTATCGCCGCAGGGGACAGTTCAAGGTCTCCCGCACGGGCGAGGTGGGCTTCTATCGCGAGGGCACCCGGGAGGTGGTGCCCGTGCAGGGCTGCCCCCTCATGGCGGAGGAGATTAACGCCGCCCTGGGCTGGCTCAGACCCGAGTGGCTCCTGGGGGCGAAGGAAATCCACATCACCAGCGGGGACGGCCTCTTGGCCTGCGTCAAGGGAAAGCCTTTCGACGAGGGCCTGGCCGAGCGCCTGGTGGAAAGCGGTTTTGCGGGGGTCGCCTTCGAGGATGGAAGCTACCGGGGGGCCGGGTACGTTGCTTTGGACCTCACGGGGCTTCGGTATACGGTCTCCGCGTGGAGCTTCCTTCAGAGCAACTGGGAGCTGAACCGCGCCCTGGTGGGGCTCCTCCTTGAGAAGCTGAACCCCGCGCCTGGCGTCCGGGTGCTGGATTTGTACGCGGGAGCGGGGAATTTCTCTCTTCCCCTCATGAAGGCCGGCGACGTGCGGGTGACCGCCGTGGAGGACAACCCCCACGCCATCAGGGACGCGCGGAGGAACGTGGAGCAAAACGGGCTTCGGGGCTATGACATCCTCCGGGGCAGGGCGGAAAGCGTGAAGCTCAAAGGCGCCTACGACCTGGTTGTCCTGGACCCGCCCAGGCCGGGCCTCACCAACGCCGCCCTCGAGCGGGTGCTCGCCCTGGCGCCGCCCCGGGTGCTCTATATATCGTGCAACCCCTCCACCCTGGCCCGCGACCTCAAGAAACTCGCCCCGGCCTACGAGCTGGACGAGGTGAGGATGGTGGATTTCTTCCCCAACACCTACCACGTGGAGGCCGCGGCCTTCCTCACAAAGAAAGAGGGCCGGTAG
- a CDS encoding DUF1858 domain-containing protein — MATTEKRYTKDSLIGDVVKSSPEARAVIEKHFGNGCFTCPGMNVESLSFGCMMHSLDPEAIVAELNALGEGK; from the coding sequence ATGGCTACCACGGAGAAGCGCTACACCAAAGACTCCCTTATCGGCGACGTGGTCAAGAGCAGTCCGGAAGCTCGCGCGGTCATCGAGAAGCACTTCGGCAACGGGTGCTTCACCTGCCCGGGGATGAACGTGGAATCCCTGAGCTTCGGCTGCATGATGCACAGCCTCGACCCCGAGGCCATAGTCGCGGAGCTGAACGCCCTCGGGGAGGGCAAATGA
- a CDS encoding Crp/Fnr family transcriptional regulator: MLKLDKISIFEDLSEEDLKEIERFLVPESFGRRNLIFAEGDPSEWFYFVVKGKVKITKLSQDGKEIILEVIGPDEFFGGIAVVRGFPYPANAVAMEDTEAAKISRRDLLKVLERFPELAMKIVQSLGERMKESHEMTKTIALEKVGARIAALLLKLASKSGRESPEGIEIGLRLTKQDIAEMVGTTVETSIRTMSQFKKQGLIEEKEGRIVIKDRAGLEALGL, translated from the coding sequence ATGCTGAAACTGGACAAAATATCCATCTTTGAAGACCTTTCCGAGGAAGACCTCAAGGAAATAGAGAGGTTCCTCGTCCCGGAGAGCTTCGGCAGGCGGAACCTCATCTTTGCCGAGGGGGACCCCTCCGAGTGGTTCTACTTCGTGGTCAAGGGGAAGGTAAAGATTACCAAGCTCTCCCAGGACGGCAAGGAGATAATCCTGGAGGTCATCGGGCCCGACGAGTTTTTCGGGGGAATAGCCGTGGTGCGGGGCTTCCCCTACCCGGCCAATGCCGTGGCCATGGAGGACACCGAGGCGGCGAAGATATCCCGGAGGGACCTCCTCAAGGTCCTGGAGCGGTTTCCGGAGCTTGCAATGAAAATCGTCCAGAGCCTGGGGGAGCGCATGAAGGAGTCCCACGAGATGACGAAGACCATCGCCCTGGAGAAGGTCGGCGCCAGGATAGCCGCCCTCCTTCTGAAGCTGGCCTCAAAGAGCGGCCGCGAGAGCCCCGAGGGAATCGAAATCGGCCTCCGGCTCACCAAGCAGGACATCGCCGAGATGGTGGGCACCACGGTGGAGACATCCATCCGCACCATGAGCCAGTTCAAGAAGCAGGGGCTCATCGAGGAGAAGGAAGGCAGGATCGTCATCAAGGACCGCGCCGGGCTGGAGGCCCTGGGCCTCTGA
- a CDS encoding tRNA (adenosine(37)-N6)-threonylcarbamoyltransferase complex transferase subunit TsaD gives FHIRRVALSGGVAANSSLRARMKEMAREREVELFLPPPGLCTDNAAMIALAGYHRLRKGERAGLDLNPRPYLPLGVPAE, from the coding sequence GTTTCACATCCGCCGGGTGGCCCTCTCCGGCGGGGTGGCGGCAAACAGCTCCCTCCGGGCCCGCATGAAGGAGATGGCCCGCGAGAGGGAGGTGGAGCTTTTCCTTCCCCCGCCGGGCCTTTGCACGGACAACGCCGCCATGATAGCCCTGGCCGGCTATCACCGCCTGAGAAAGGGGGAGCGGGCCGGCCTGGACCTGAACCCCCGACCCTATCTACCCCTGGGTGTGCCCGCGGAATAG